In Streptomyces sclerotialus, one genomic interval encodes:
- a CDS encoding Lrp/AsnC family transcriptional regulator, giving the protein MEELDRQIVDLLVKDGRMSYTDLGKATGLSTSAVHQRVRRLEQRGVIRGYAAIVDPEAVGLPLTAFISVKPFDPSAPDDIAERLAEVPELEACHSVAGDENYILKVRVAAPLDLEHLLTRIRTLAGVSTRTTVVLSTPYEARPPRI; this is encoded by the coding sequence GTGGAGGAGCTGGACCGACAAATCGTGGATCTGCTCGTCAAGGACGGGCGGATGAGCTACACCGACCTGGGCAAGGCCACCGGCCTGTCCACCTCGGCGGTGCATCAGCGCGTGCGCAGACTGGAGCAGCGCGGCGTGATCCGCGGCTATGCCGCCATCGTCGACCCCGAAGCGGTGGGGCTGCCGCTGACCGCCTTCATCTCGGTCAAACCCTTCGACCCCAGCGCCCCGGACGACATCGCCGAGCGGCTGGCCGAGGTCCCCGAGCTGGAGGCCTGCCACAGCGTCGCGGGCGACGAGAACTACATCCTCAAGGTCCGGGTCGCGGCACCCCTGGACCTGGAGCACCTGCTCACCCGCATCCGCACGCTGGCCGGCGTCTCGACGCGCACGACCGTGGTGCTGTCCACGCCGTACGAAGCCCGGCCGCCCCGCATCTGA